Within the Halorhabdus rudnickae genome, the region CCATCGCGGCGATCGCCTCGTCGGTGACGAGACGGGGTGCCTCACCGCTTGCGACGGCTGCGGTTGTGATCAGGGCATCCGAGTCGGCGACGACCTCGCCGAGTTGTTCGCGCTGTTTGCGGTAGAACGTCTCGTCCTGCTCGACGGCGTGGCCTTCCTCGTCCGATGCGTCGTCGGCGTGGACATCGAGTTCGACGAACTCCGCGCCGACGCTCGTGATCTCCTCGGCGGCCTCCGGCCGAATGTCGTAGGCCCTCACCGACGCGCCCAGTCGATCGGCCGTCGAGATGGCTTGGAGGCCGGCGACGCCCGCACCGATGACGAACACCTCGGCGGGCTGGACCGTCCCGGCGGCGGTCATCTGCATCGGGACCATCCGATCGAGGTTCTCGGCGGCCCGGACGGCAGCCTTATAGCCAGCGACGTTGGCCTGCGAGGAGTTTGCGTCCATGCTCTGAGCCCGGGAGATCCGCGGGACGAGTTCGAGCGCGAACGCGGAGACCTCGCGGTCGGCGAGGATCTCCAGAGTCGCGTCGTCGATCCCGTAGGGACCGAGCATGCCGAGGACGGCCTGCCCCTGGCGGTACTGCTCGGGGTCGGGATCGTCCACGGCTCCCAGCGCCGCGACCTCGAAGACCACGTCGGCGTCGACGAGTACACCCTCGCGGTCGTCGTGGACCTCACAGCCCGCCTCGCGGTAGGCCGTGTCGTCCCAGCCAGCCCTCTCGCCAGCGCCGGATTCGACGTGTACTTCGTGGCCGGCGTCGACGAGATCCGTGGCAACAGCCGGCGTCATCGCGACGCGCGTCTCCTCGCCACCTGCGGCAGGAACGCCGACGATCATGTCCCCTCCCTCGGCCGACGACGAGGCGATACATCCCGCTCCAGTCGTCCGATCTGACGTGTAATGACGTAGTTTAACATAGACAGGCAGGTAGCGGAGTCACTAGCCTGGCGGTATTATGACTTTCGCAAATAATGCGCCATTCGAAACGAACTCTCCAAATCTTTCCGGAGACGAAAGCCCCCGACCCATCCATCCGCTCGCGGTGTCGATCACCGACTCTCCGTTCGCCCGGTCCTCACACCGATTGACTCTCCGTTCGCTCGGGCTACTCATCGATTGACTCTCCGTCGGCCCGGACCACTCATCGATACGTCCGTTCACTCGACGCGCTCGCCGGCTGCCAAATACTCCTCGATCAGCGGCGGGAACGACCGCCCGCGGAGGTATCGCAACCCGAAGTCCTCCGCCCAGTTGATGATCCCCGTATCCTCGGTGACGACCCCGGCGTCCAGTTCCCGCGCGAGGATCAGCAGGTCGAAATCCTCTCGAGAGTCCAACACGCCCTGCCGAAGCGCCCGTCGGTACTCGTCACGCAGATCCGAGATCACCTTGTCCACTTCGCTCATGTGTTCGTGGTCGGCCTCCTCCTCGCGGGATTGTTCGGCCTTCCGGACGGCCTTCTCGGAGACGCGCAATCCTCTGTTTACCCGGTCGCTCATCTCGTCGATGAATCCATAGACGATCTCGGCAGGGATCATCACCTCGTACTGGGCGGGACTCTTGGTGATGACCCAGGTGTTCAACTTCTCGATGGTTTCCTCGCTTACGTCGCGCTCCTCGAGCATCGTCGTCAACTCGTCGTTGATAGACGGCGGCATGTAACAGGAGATGTTGTGTGCGAGCTTTGCCTCCGCGACGAGATCGAGCAAGCGTTCGACAGCCGCCTCTACGTCTTCGTCCTCGGTGCGGATCTCGGGAGTGATGAACACCGACGTGTCGAGGACGAACCGCTGTTTCAGCGGATGCTCGGCCATGGTTGATGATACCGTGTCCGCTGACAAAGATGCTCCGGCGCATCGTCCGTGTGGTGTGCCACCACGACTATATTGCCAGCGTGCGTCAGTCTACACATGGACGCCGATCCCGCCCTGGCCGACGCCCTCGGCGTGCCGCCGGACGATCTCGAGTCCCTCCTCGAACAGTTTCAACACGAAACGTTCGAGGGGCAGCGGTATCGCCATCTCGCTGACGCCCGCCACGGGATCGAACGCGGGACCGCTATCGTCGCAGGCGGGGTCGTCCGCGGGTTCCCCTCCATCCCACGAACGCTCGTACTCGATCCAGGCGTACCCGGACACTTCGACGGCCGGCTCACCATCGAAGAGAAGCGCAACGGCTACAACGTCCGGATCGCCCGGATCGACGGCGACATTCTGGGGTTCACCCGCAGTGGGTATCTCTGTCCGTATACCACCGCGACAGTCCGAGAATTGCTCGATTCCGGCGCTTTCTTCGAGGAGCACCCCGATCTGATGCTCTGTGGCGAGTTGATCGGTCCCGAGAACCCCTACACGCCCCACGAGTACCCGGACGTAGAGTCGGCACGGATCGAGGTTTTCGACGTGCGTCATCGAGAGACGGGGACAGCGCTATCGGTCCCGCGCCGACGAAAACTGTGCGAGACGTACGATCTTCCGCAGGTCCCCGACTTCGGCGAGTACGATCCAGCGACGGCACCCGAAGCCGTCCGGTCGGTCATCGCCGACCTTGACCGCGAGCGAAAGGAGGGTGTCGTCATGCAGTCGATCGACGGGACGCGACAGCTGAAGTACACCACCTCGGCCACCCACCGGGCCGACCTCGAACACGCCTTCTCGCTGCCGTTCGACTACGGTCGCGATTTCGTCTTCCCGCGGATCGTCCGGGAAGCGTTCCAGGCAGTCGAACTGGACCATTCGAAGGGCGAGTCCCGGCAGCGCGCGCGGGAACTCGGGGAATCGATCCTCCTGCCCGCGATCGAGACGATCCGGGCGGTCGAACGCAGCGAAACCGTCGGTGAGGAACACACTGTCCGGGCCGATCCCGACGTGATCGAGGCGCTACTGTCTCACCTTCGGAATCAGGGCATCACCATCGAAATCGAGCGCGACGAACGCGAGGCGGACCAACGGGTGGTTACGTTCGTCAAAGTCGCGCAGGCAACCCGCGATAACGCCCGGGACTACCTCGAAGGCAAGTTGATCGACGAATGATCGCCGGGACGGCGGCGAACAGCCGCTCAGTGGACGGCTGCGGCTTCCTCTCCGAGGATATCTGCCAGGCTTTCCTCGGGATCGATCTCGGTCGGCTCGTTGTTCAAGAGGACGTCGATCGGGAGCGTGGGGGCACCATCGACGAGGTTCTCGAGGATCACCAGCCGTTCCCTGGCCCGTGACATCCCGACGTAGAAGACCCGCCGTTCGTTGTCGGTCAGGGTCGGGACGGGGCTGGTGTGTTTGGTGAACTCCTCGACACCCGGGATCTCGATGTCGTCCTGTTCGACGGTCGCGGCCATCTGCTCGACAACTTTCTCGGTGAGGTCTGTCGCGACGAAGACGTGATCGGCCTCACGACCCTTCGCACTGTGGATCGTGCCGACACGCACCCGGTCGGTCGGCATGTCCTGATAGTCACCGCGGAAGTACGCCTCGATGGCCCGCTCCTGGAAGCTGGTTACCTTCCGGACCATATCCGCGGCAGCCGGCGGCTCTGGCAGGAAGGGAGCGTGATCGCGAACCAGGTCGGGTTCGACCATGATCTCCTCTAAGTCGTCGGTCTCGGCGGCCTCCTGGCGGTCGTCGACGGCGTCGAAGAGGTCGTCGCGCTCGCCGGTCCCGAAGGCCGTGTCTTCGAGCATGTCTGCCAGCCGGCGGACCTCCAGGGCCGTCAGATCCTCGTCGGCAGCGAGTGCCTCGATGCCGTGGACGTAATCCTCCAGACGGTCAGTCCACATGCGCTGGTCAGTCATCACGTCGAAGGGGATGCCCTCGTCGATGAACTCATCGATGAACTGGAACATCTGATAGCGCGCCCGGAAGAGGATCATCAGCGAGCCGTCGTCCTCCTCGACGGTCGAACGGACGTTCCGGACCAGATCCAGCATCGAGGGAGTCTGGACAGCTTCGACTGCCCCACCCTGCTTGCGTGGCGAGAGATTCTTCTCCTGGCGCTCGTCGATGTGGCTGACCTCCCGCTGGACAACGTCCAGGATCGTCGAGGGCAAGCGGTGTGAGGTGTCGAGGATGACGTCCTCGCCTTCCACCTCTAAGAGGAGGCGCGGATCAGCCCCCTGCCAGGCGTAGACGACCTGATCGTCGTCGCCCGCGATCAGGACATTCTCCATGTGAGACTTCCATTCCCCGTAGACATCGTACTGCAGCGTGGTGATGTCCTGGAACTCGTCGATGGCGAGGTATTCGACGTTCGGCAACAGCGACCGCTGGGCGACGCGTTCGAGCATGTCCGCGAAGCCGACGATATCGTGTTCACCCTTGTACGTCCGCCAGGCACGGATCACTTCGGGGACGTCGACCCGATCGTCGTCGGAGGGCCATGTCGGCGTGTACTTGTTGCCGGTCTGGGCGTTCTCGTCGATGTCTGGCGGGAGCCGGACCGTCTCGTCGTTCCACTTGAAGGGGACGTCGTACCAGTCGGCGACGTCACGACGGGTCCGCTGGAGCCACTGACTGGTGGCGATGATCTTGTTGCCGATGGTAGTCGAACGGGCGGTCCGCCGACCGCCGCTCTCGTACTGGTCTTCGTACTCGACGCCGTACTCCTCACAGAACTCCTGTTTGTCGGACTCGCCCACTACGTCTCCTCGCGAGAGGTTAAGCAATTCGTAGGCCTTAGCGTGCATCGTACAGACGTTGCCCTTCAACGATCGCGGGGAAACGTCCAGCCGCTCGGCCAGCCGTTCGCGGACCTCCGCCGCCGCCGCTCGCGTATAAGAGACGACCAGCACGTCACGGACATCAACGTCATCGTCCTCGAGCAGTGCCTCTACACGGTCGAGCAGGGCCGTCGTCTTCCCGCTGCCGGGTCCGCCGAACAGGCGCGTCACCTGCGTCGAATCGGTCATTGCACAACTAGTGGGGCTACACCCTCATAAGGGCCGTGACTTTTGCCGGTAACCGCAAAACGCCTCGCTTTGCGCTGTGGAGTTACCGATACAGCGAGAGATACAACATGGCGAACCCGATGATGAACGGAATCGTCTCGGTCATATCGAAGAACAACCGCGCGGTAGCCGTCGGATCGGTCGTGAACATCTGCGAAACGATGTTGCTCACCGCAACGCCCATGCTGATGAACGCAAACCCGATGAACGCGTACTGGAGGCGTTCGGACTGACGCTGCTGGTAGGCCTGGAAACTGATGAGCGTGATCCCCAGCGTCAGGCCGAACAGAATGAGTCGCAACAACACGAGAACCGCCTGGCCGTACTGTACGACGCTAGAAGCCATCGTTGGCTCGCCAGTTGATTTGCCCGACATATCAATGTGATCATTGACAGGTGCCAGGCGACAGTGCATGCCATCCAACTGAACAGTCCCGAAAGCCCGAACACAGGCTGCTGGTCGATAGTCGTCGACTCCAACGAGACCTCAGCCCCGACGTCAGTCCACGTTGAGATCGTCCCAGAGCTGGCCGAACCGGTCTGGAAGGTTCTCCGAACGATAGATCCGCACCTGATACTCGTCGTCCTCCAGCCGGATGACTGTACTCTCGAAGTTCGATTCGTAGACCTTGTAGTGGTTGCCGTCGTCGGCAACGGCCGTCTGATCGGACACCAGATCGTGTTCCTGGAGGATCTCCAGACGACGGTAGACAGTCGGCAACGAGAGATCGAGTTGCTCGCTGAGTTCCTTGGCCGATTTGGCCTGCTTGCTGACTCCCGCCAGGACGTGTCGCGCGTGCTCGTCCCCGATCGTGTCGAGGACTTCCTCGATTGGTCGATCGTCAGCCACTGCTCTGGGGTACTAAACCAGTACTCAAAAATGTTGTGAGGTGGATGCTGTCAATTACCGGGTAAAAGACACCGCCATCGGGCGGTCCCTGTCATCTCGATCCGGCCGGTATCCAGCCGCATACCGAGCATTCGTTCGCTGTCGGCTCGTGGAGCCCTCCGCAATCCGGACACTGCTTCTTGTTATAGTTTTCGTCCCAGCCGACCGCTTCGGTTTCGTGCCCACGCTGGGAGAGGAATTCGTCAATGACCTCGTCCGTGCTCGGTGCGGTGGCCATACATGACATGATATAGCACACCACTATATAGGTTTGTTGGTTCGCATACGTGTTACCAAGTGACAATATACTTCATCACTTCGACAGCGTGTGAGGCGATCGTGGCTGGACCCACAGGCCGGGGCTGCTCGGCGGGAAAGGGATCGCTTTTTTGGGGGACCTTCCCGTACGGTGGGGTATGTCATCCCGCGAGTCGGGGCCGGGCGAACGCGGATCGGGGCAGGGTGGTCACCTGGCCGACGTATTGCCGATCGACCGGACGGCGATCGAATCACTCAGCTGGGGACTCGGATCACGCGTCACCGGCAACGTCGACGCGACACCGCGCCTGGAGCTGACAAATCGAGCGACAAACACCTCTCTGACGGTCTTCGGAGCGACCGACTACACCTACATCGTGCGGTTCCGGACGCCCGTCGGCCGCGAGAAGTTCTTCGGCGTCGCCGGCGTCGATCTCCGACCTATGCTCAAGGAATTGCTCGATCGCGGCGAGTGGACAGTACTGCAGGGCGAACTAGACGGGATGTGACCGACCAGAAGGGTTCGTTTCCGTCGCTTCTGGCCGTTTGTGCCGCGAGTGGATCCGGGTGGAACTAGATCCGCCCGAGGGCGACTCCTTCGTTCTCGTCAAGTGGGGCTATGCAGCTTCCGACGGGATTGGGACGCAAGCCATGACACGGACTGCGTCCGATCTCGAACCGATTGACGCACGCACCGCGCAGGTCCGTCTGAAACCGCGACAATCGCAACGACGAGTACATCGTTTTCGAGCTTCAACCCCACAAGAGTCCGTCTGAAACGGCGCTAGCGTGGCGTGCGCTCGATCGAGGAGATCCAGCTTTAACCCCACAAGGGTCCGTCTGAAACCGTCTGCCCCGTCATCGGACCCCGTCAGTTTGTCCAAGCTTCAACCCCACAAGGGTCCGTCTGAAACTCGTGATCGGTGGCGTCCTCTACTACGGCCGTCAGGCTTCAACCCCACAAGGGTCCGTCTGAAACGACTTACGGCGTCGTGTGTACGAGCGAGGCTCATGCGCTTCAACCCCACAAGGGTCCGTCTGAAACTATGCGGATGGGAATTTGAAACGACAGAGCCACAGGAGCTTCAACCCCACAAGGGTCCGTCTGAAACTGCGGGCCGTCGTCGGCTTGTCGTTCACGTCCGTGGCTTCAACCCCACAAGGGTCCGTCTGAAACTGATTCATGGTCATGGTTTGATACACCAACGTCTGGTGCTTCAACCCCACAAGGGTCCGTCTGAAACCATAAGTAGCATATGTGGCTGCCTTCATTGACAGTGGCTTCAACCCCACAAGGGTCCGTCTGAAACCGTTCGTCGGCGTATTGCCGTGACCGTCCGGGTCGGTGCTTCAACCCCACAAGGGTCCGTCTGAAACCAACGATCCCGGACAAGATGCCGCCCCAGTCGAGCACGCTTCAACCCCACAAGGGTCCGTCTGAAACTAGCTCTTTGAGGTATCGGTTTACTGTGCGTCTCTCGCTTCAACCCCACAAGGGTCCGTCTGAAACGACGACTACCTGTTTGTTCTCACCGCTGGGGTTTCGCTTCAACCCCACAAGGATCCGTCTGAAACACACTAATGCTATTCTTTCGCAAATCCTACCATTAGCTTCAACCCCACAAGGGTCCGTCTGAAACCAGTGAGTTGGAGTCTCATAGGCGTAACATCCAGGGCTTCAACCCCACAAGGGTCCGTCTGAAACGAGCATTTGAAGGAGATCGACCTGTCAGACGCAAATGCTTCAACCCCACAAGGGTCCGTCTGAAACCAATCACTACGACTCGCTACTCGACGGGCCGATTGCTTCAACCCCACAAGGGTCCGTCTGAAACACGTCGTTAAACTAAAGATACCGTCTGATGCTGGGCGCTTCAACCCCACAAGGGTCCGTCTGAAACTCGGACTGAAATTAGGACGCGACTTGATGGAGGCGTGTGGACATGCTTCAACCCCACAAGGGTCCGTCTGAAACCTATCTCTTACGGCGTCCTGATTAGGGCGTTAACAAGCTTCAACCCCACAAGGGTCCGTCTGAAACCGCTGGAGAATCCCGAAGAGATGCGGCCCGACGACGCTTCAACCCCACAAGGGTCCGTCTGAAACAACGGGCCGATCCCGTTTATTCACGCGTGAAAACCGCTTCAACCCCACAAGGGTCCGTCTGAAACTCGTATGGGGGTTTGGTACAATAGTACCAAACTGAGTGCTTCAACCCCACAAGGGTCCGTCTGAAACCGGACCTCCCGACCAGAACCGCGGTCCTCGTTGGTGGCTTCAACCCCACAAGGGTCCGTCTGAAACAACGGGCCGATCCCGTTTATTCACGCGTGAAAACCGCTTCAACCCCACAAGGGTCCGTCTGAAACTCGTATGGGGGTTTGGTACAATAGTACCAAACTGAGTGCTTCAACCCCACAAGGGTCCGTCTGAAACCGGACCTCCCGACCAGAACCGCGGTCCTCGTTGGTGGCTTCAACCCCACAAGGGTCCGTCTGAAACCATGGCCAAA harbors:
- a CDS encoding ArsR/SmtB family transcription factor; its protein translation is MADDRPIEEVLDTIGDEHARHVLAGVSKQAKSAKELSEQLDLSLPTVYRRLEILQEHDLVSDQTAVADDGNHYKVYESNFESTVIRLEDDEYQVRIYRSENLPDRFGQLWDDLNVD
- a CDS encoding UvrD-helicase domain-containing protein gives rise to the protein MTDSTQVTRLFGGPGSGKTTALLDRVEALLEDDDVDVRDVLVVSYTRAAAAEVRERLAERLDVSPRSLKGNVCTMHAKAYELLNLSRGDVVGESDKQEFCEEYGVEYEDQYESGGRRTARSTTIGNKIIATSQWLQRTRRDVADWYDVPFKWNDETVRLPPDIDENAQTGNKYTPTWPSDDDRVDVPEVIRAWRTYKGEHDIVGFADMLERVAQRSLLPNVEYLAIDEFQDITTLQYDVYGEWKSHMENVLIAGDDDQVVYAWQGADPRLLLEVEGEDVILDTSHRLPSTILDVVQREVSHIDERQEKNLSPRKQGGAVEAVQTPSMLDLVRNVRSTVEEDDGSLMILFRARYQMFQFIDEFIDEGIPFDVMTDQRMWTDRLEDYVHGIEALAADEDLTALEVRRLADMLEDTAFGTGERDDLFDAVDDRQEAAETDDLEEIMVEPDLVRDHAPFLPEPPAAADMVRKVTSFQERAIEAYFRGDYQDMPTDRVRVGTIHSAKGREADHVFVATDLTEKVVEQMAATVEQDDIEIPGVEEFTKHTSPVPTLTDNERRVFYVGMSRARERLVILENLVDGAPTLPIDVLLNNEPTEIDPEESLADILGEEAAAVH
- a CDS encoding NAD(P) transhydrogenase subunit alpha, giving the protein MIVGVPAAGGEETRVAMTPAVATDLVDAGHEVHVESGAGERAGWDDTAYREAGCEVHDDREGVLVDADVVFEVAALGAVDDPDPEQYRQGQAVLGMLGPYGIDDATLEILADREVSAFALELVPRISRAQSMDANSSQANVAGYKAAVRAAENLDRMVPMQMTAAGTVQPAEVFVIGAGVAGLQAISTADRLGASVRAYDIRPEAAEEITSVGAEFVELDVHADDASDEEGHAVEQDETFYRKQREQLGEVVADSDALITTAAVASGEAPRLVTDEAIAAMDDGSVVVDLAADGGGNCDPTVPDERVNHEGATVLGPTNLPATVPRTASQLYANNLVNFLENMLEDGNLTIDTDDDIVDATLLTHDGTVRNPHEDEQAKEEATNDGSEDSEAADAEQPADADDGGVET
- a CDS encoding DUF7521 family protein, which gives rise to MASSVVQYGQAVLVLLRLILFGLTLGITLISFQAYQQRQSERLQYAFIGFAFISMGVAVSNIVSQMFTTDPTATARLFFDMTETIPFIIGFAMLYLSLYR
- a CDS encoding RNA ligase, whose product is MDADPALADALGVPPDDLESLLEQFQHETFEGQRYRHLADARHGIERGTAIVAGGVVRGFPSIPRTLVLDPGVPGHFDGRLTIEEKRNGYNVRIARIDGDILGFTRSGYLCPYTTATVRELLDSGAFFEEHPDLMLCGELIGPENPYTPHEYPDVESARIEVFDVRHRETGTALSVPRRRKLCETYDLPQVPDFGEYDPATAPEAVRSVIADLDRERKEGVVMQSIDGTRQLKYTTSATHRADLEHAFSLPFDYGRDFVFPRIVREAFQAVELDHSKGESRQRARELGESILLPAIETIRAVERSETVGEEHTVRADPDVIEALLSHLRNQGITIEIERDEREADQRVVTFVKVAQATRDNARDYLEGKLIDE
- a CDS encoding HVO_0416 family zinc finger protein; this translates as MATAPSTDEVIDEFLSQRGHETEAVGWDENYNKKQCPDCGGLHEPTANECSVCGWIPAGSR
- a CDS encoding RNA ligase partner protein, which produces MAEHPLKQRFVLDTSVFITPEIRTEDEDVEAAVERLLDLVAEAKLAHNISCYMPPSINDELTTMLEERDVSEETIEKLNTWVITKSPAQYEVMIPAEIVYGFIDEMSDRVNRGLRVSEKAVRKAEQSREEEADHEHMSEVDKVISDLRDEYRRALRQGVLDSREDFDLLILARELDAGVVTEDTGIINWAEDFGLRYLRGRSFPPLIEEYLAAGERVE